TCAGGTTGGTTCTGGCGGGAGATGCATAAAAAAACCGGCCCTTGGTGGCCGGTTTTTTTATGTTCTAAATTTGGCTTCATGCCTGAGCGACCTGTTCCGATGCAGGGTATCTGGCTCCCCTTCCCCTTGGTATGTGCGGCCTGGGAAGGCAAGCCTGTTGCAGGGCGTGAAAAACCTATGCGGCGCGGTCGACGCGGTCTTGCGCCGCTTCTACCAGCATCAGCCCCAGTTCGATCATTTGCTGAATGGCCAAGGCCAGGTAGCGATGTTGAGAAGGCAGGCTTTCGGCGAACTCGTTGGTCATGGCACCCGCGCCGGCAATGGTTTCGTAGGCGTTGGCGAGCAAGGCTTCGGTGTTGGCTTCAGGGCGAACGCTGAACAGGGTCGCGGTTGGGTTACAGGCGTCAGTACACATCTG
The window above is part of the Pseudomonas sp. KBS0710 genome. Proteins encoded here:
- a CDS encoding DUF6124 family protein; amino-acid sequence: MCTDACNPTATLFSVRPEANTEALLANAYETIAGAGAMTNEFAESLPSQHRYLALAIQQMIELGLMLVEAAQDRVDRAA